The following DNA comes from Peribacillus sp. FSL E2-0218.
GCCAATATGACGGTACCCCCGATAACCTGCGTCCAAAGTATCGGTTCATCCAATATGAAGTAAGCCAGAATCGTAGCTCCAACCGGCTCAAGTAAAATCCCCATCGAAATGGTGGAAGTGCTCAACCATTTTAATGACCAATTGAATAATGAATGTCCCAATAATGTAGGGAATATGGCAAGCAGAATGAAATACATCCAATCGGCAGCCGGATATGGCGCCAGCGGCTCCCCCTTGAAAATCACATATAGGAACAATGTGACCGCACTGATAGCATAGACGACAAATGTATATGTTATAGAAGATATGCGTTTTCTAACATTTTGTCCAAATAGTAAATAACCCGTTACAAGCGCACAGGCGATAAGCGAAAGAATGTCACCCCAAAGCGCCATGCCGCTTATTCTCAAATCACCCCAGCTGATGATGAGACTGCCGGCTATCGCAATGATGCCGCTCAATATCGCCTTCATTGAGAATCTTTCTTTAAAAAAGAAGTATGCCCCCACAAAAGCGAATAAGGGCTGTAGGGTGACAAGCACCGTGGAGCTCGCGACCGACGTGTAATTGAGTGATTCGAACCATAAAATAAAATGAAATGCCAGGAACACCCCTGACGCAATCGAATACAGCCAGTCCTTTTTCTCAATGAATGCCAGCTCATGGCGATATTTCATCAAGAAAACAGGCAGCATGAACAGAACGGTAAATA
Coding sequences within:
- a CDS encoding DMT family transporter, which codes for MQMPKINPYAALAIGVASVSFSAILVKLATAPSGVIAFYRLLFTVLFMLPVFLMKYRHELAFIEKKDWLYSIASGVFLAFHFILWFESLNYTSVASSTVLVTLQPLFAFVGAYFFFKERFSMKAILSGIIAIAGSLIISWGDLRISGMALWGDILSLIACALVTGYLLFGQNVRKRISSITYTFVVYAISAVTLFLYVIFKGEPLAPYPAADWMYFILLAIFPTLLGHSLFNWSLKWLSTSTISMGILLEPVGATILAYFILDEPILWTQVIGGTVILAGLMIFLRDERKSKVLKESPVSV